One genomic region from Pseudoduganella dura encodes:
- the selA gene encoding L-seryl-tRNA(Sec) selenium transferase produces MTGAVRNVRLPAVHALLAAPACEPLVAEYGREQTVGALRDVLASLRGTLLEGGAADASEPAVLAALAARLAAANRSPLRRLFNLTGTVLHTNLGRALLPDVAVQAVADALRWPMNLEWDLETGKRGDRDSLVEEHLLKLTGAEAVTVVNNNAAAVLLMLNTLAPGREVIVSRGELVEIGGAFRIPDVMTRAGALLREVGATNRTHLKDYADGINGATALLMKVHCSNYAITGFTKEVTLPELVPLARERNLPVAVDLGSGTLVDLEKYGLPHETTVRETIEGGADLVTFSGDKLLGGPQCGIIAGRRDLVAAIKKNPLKRALRVGKLTLAALEPVLALYHAPDLLAERLTTLRLLTRPAQAMRALAARLQVPFQEALGDSYTVAAEPVTSQIGSGALPVDVLPSFGLAVRAAPGTRGNPLGVLERRLRGLPVPVIGRIADDTLWLDLRCLEEAHAEEFAGQLPLLKGAAA; encoded by the coding sequence ATGACGGGAGCGGTCCGGAACGTGAGGCTGCCGGCCGTGCACGCGCTGCTGGCGGCGCCGGCCTGCGAGCCGCTGGTGGCCGAATACGGCCGCGAACAGACCGTCGGTGCGCTGCGCGACGTGCTGGCCAGCCTGCGCGGCACGCTGCTCGAAGGCGGCGCGGCCGATGCGTCGGAACCGGCCGTGCTGGCCGCCCTGGCCGCGCGGCTCGCGGCGGCCAACCGCTCGCCGCTGCGCCGGCTGTTCAACCTGACCGGCACGGTGCTGCACACGAACCTGGGCCGCGCCCTGCTCCCCGACGTCGCCGTGCAGGCGGTGGCCGATGCGTTGCGCTGGCCGATGAACCTCGAGTGGGACCTTGAAACGGGCAAGCGCGGCGATCGCGATTCGCTCGTCGAGGAGCACCTGCTGAAACTGACCGGGGCCGAAGCCGTCACGGTCGTCAACAACAACGCCGCCGCCGTGCTGCTGATGCTGAACACGCTGGCGCCCGGCCGCGAAGTGATCGTCTCGCGCGGCGAGCTGGTGGAAATCGGCGGCGCCTTCCGCATCCCGGACGTGATGACGCGTGCCGGCGCCCTGCTCCGCGAAGTGGGCGCCACCAACCGCACGCACCTGAAGGATTACGCGGATGGCATCAACGGCGCCACCGCGCTGCTGATGAAGGTGCACTGCAGCAACTACGCGATCACCGGCTTTACCAAGGAAGTGACGTTGCCCGAACTGGTGCCGCTGGCGCGCGAACGCAATCTCCCAGTGGCGGTGGACCTGGGCAGCGGCACGCTGGTGGACCTGGAAAAATACGGCCTGCCCCATGAGACCACGGTGCGGGAAACCATCGAAGGCGGCGCCGATCTCGTCACCTTCAGCGGCGACAAGCTGCTGGGCGGCCCCCAGTGCGGCATCATCGCCGGGCGCCGCGACCTGGTCGCGGCGATCAAGAAAAATCCGCTGAAGCGCGCGCTGCGCGTCGGCAAGCTCACGCTCGCCGCGCTGGAGCCGGTGCTGGCGCTGTACCACGCGCCGGACCTGCTGGCGGAGCGCCTGACCACGCTGCGCCTGCTGACCCGCCCCGCGCAGGCGATGCGCGCGCTGGCCGCGAGGCTGCAGGTGCCGTTCCAGGAAGCGCTGGGCGACAGCTACACGGTGGCCGCCGAACCCGTGACGAGCCAGATCGGCAGCGGCGCCCTGCCCGTGGACGTGCTGCCCAGCTTCGGCCTGGCGGTGCGGGCCGCGCCCGGCACGCGCGGCAATCCCCTCGGCGTGCTGGAACGCCGGCTGCGCGGCCTGCCTGTCCCGGTGATCGGCCGCATCGCCGACGATACGCTGTGGCTGGACCTGCGCTGCCTCGAAGAGGCGCATGCGGAGGAGTTCGCCGGGCAGTTGCCGCTGCTGAAAGGCGCGGCCGCATGA
- the selB gene encoding selenocysteine-specific translation elongation factor has protein sequence MIVGTAGHIDHGKTTLTRALTGVDTDRLKEEKARGISIELGYAYLPLAGGDILGVIDVPGHEKFIRTMASGVTGIDCALLVIAADDGIMPQTVEHLAILQLLGVRRGAVALTKTDRADAQRIAAVERDIAALLAGTPFSGAPMFRTAATQPGDPGVAALLRHLSDVARALPSRDDRRLFRLGVDRVFTLSGQGTVVTGTALSGRVAVGDVLALAPGGGQARVRGMHAQSRSATEGHGGQRLALNLAGVAKEDIERGTWIVAPALAACSERLDARLTLAGGAKSGVLKAWSPVHVHLGASHHTAHIVPLDADTVQPGLPARAQLVFDVPVHAMPGDRFVVRNAQATHTIGGGIVLDPFGAARKRRSPARLAWLDALQAYVDSGDVSALLAQSPQGARAATLVRLTQLPVDAMPLPPGCLRLPLSGGDELWIAEAALAGLERSVLEALAGFHAKQPDDAGPELWRLKRMAQPDAEDALWSALAARMLAAGTIAQRGHSLHLPGHSVALTQEEEALAAPLLAAIGQGRFDPPWVRDLAKDCRVPEDEVRRLLRKLARAGQLSQVVPDLFYHPRALAEMARIVATLPDTQAASFRDATNLGRKRAIQVLEYFDRVGYTRRVRNSHLVRPNAHWPDPG, from the coding sequence ATGATCGTCGGTACCGCGGGCCATATCGACCATGGCAAGACCACGCTGACCCGGGCGCTGACGGGCGTCGACACCGACCGCCTGAAAGAGGAAAAGGCGCGCGGCATCTCGATCGAGCTGGGCTATGCCTACCTGCCGCTGGCGGGCGGCGACATACTCGGCGTGATCGACGTGCCGGGCCACGAGAAATTCATCCGCACGATGGCCTCCGGCGTGACCGGCATCGACTGCGCGCTGCTGGTGATCGCCGCCGACGACGGCATCATGCCGCAAACCGTCGAGCATCTCGCCATCCTGCAGTTGCTGGGCGTGCGCCGCGGCGCCGTGGCGCTGACGAAAACCGATCGCGCCGATGCGCAGCGCATCGCCGCCGTGGAGCGTGACATCGCCGCGCTGCTGGCCGGCACGCCGTTCTCGGGCGCCCCCATGTTCCGCACCGCCGCCACGCAGCCGGGCGACCCCGGCGTGGCCGCCCTGCTCCGGCATCTGTCCGATGTGGCACGCGCGCTGCCGTCGCGCGACGACCGCCGCCTGTTCCGGCTCGGCGTCGACCGCGTGTTTACGCTGTCCGGCCAGGGCACGGTGGTCACCGGCACGGCGCTGTCCGGCCGCGTGGCGGTCGGCGACGTGCTGGCGCTGGCCCCGGGCGGCGGGCAGGCGCGCGTGCGCGGCATGCATGCGCAAAGCCGCAGCGCCACCGAGGGCCATGGCGGCCAGCGGCTGGCGCTGAACCTGGCCGGCGTGGCGAAGGAAGACATCGAACGGGGCACGTGGATCGTCGCCCCGGCCCTTGCCGCCTGTTCGGAAAGGCTCGACGCGCGGCTCACGCTGGCGGGTGGCGCGAAAAGCGGCGTGCTGAAAGCATGGTCGCCGGTGCACGTGCACCTTGGCGCTTCCCACCACACCGCGCACATCGTGCCGCTGGACGCCGATACCGTGCAGCCGGGCCTGCCCGCGCGCGCGCAACTGGTGTTCGACGTGCCGGTGCACGCGATGCCGGGCGACCGCTTCGTCGTGCGCAATGCGCAGGCCACGCACACGATCGGCGGCGGCATCGTGCTCGACCCGTTCGGCGCCGCGCGCAAGCGCCGCAGTCCCGCGCGGCTGGCGTGGCTCGATGCGCTGCAGGCCTACGTGGACAGCGGCGACGTGTCGGCACTGCTGGCGCAAAGCCCGCAGGGTGCGCGCGCGGCCACGCTGGTACGCCTGACACAGCTGCCGGTCGACGCGATGCCGTTGCCGCCGGGTTGCCTGCGGTTGCCGCTGTCCGGCGGCGACGAACTGTGGATCGCCGAAGCGGCACTGGCGGGGCTGGAACGATCGGTACTCGAAGCGCTGGCCGGCTTCCACGCGAAGCAGCCGGACGACGCCGGCCCCGAGCTGTGGCGCCTGAAACGGATGGCGCAGCCGGATGCGGAAGACGCGCTGTGGTCCGCGCTGGCGGCGCGGATGCTGGCGGCCGGCACGATCGCGCAGCGCGGCCACAGCCTGCACCTGCCGGGCCACAGCGTGGCGCTGACGCAGGAAGAGGAGGCGCTGGCCGCGCCGCTGCTGGCGGCGATCGGCCAGGGCCGGTTCGACCCGCCGTGGGTGCGCGACCTGGCGAAGGACTGCCGCGTGCCGGAAGACGAGGTGCGGCGGCTGCTGCGCAAGCTGGCCCGCGCCGGCCAGCTGTCGCAGGTGGTGCCGGACCTGTTCTATCACCCGCGTGCGCTGGCGGAGATGGCGCGTATCGTCGCCACGCTGCCGGACACGCAGGCCGCCAGCTTCCGCGACGCCACGAACCTGGGCCGCAAGCGCGCGATCCAGGTGTTGGAGTATTTCGACCGCGTCGGCTATACTCGCCGCGTCCGCAACAGCCACCTGGTGCGGCCCAACGCGCACTGGCCCGACCCCGGTTGA
- a CDS encoding vWA domain-containing protein codes for MKFPVPTAAALGSIMLLLSACSTDTSRQADVAAPAPSPGPDMTHPAAPAAPVTPPAPPAPPAPAPSFGGMAGVAPGTARPMIALRAPHAPYIVPGPVFLPGGTDKFPDKEAGKAVLVAEQPVSTFSADVDTASYAFVRRMLSAGQQPPLAAVRVEEMVNYFPYRYTAPRDRARPFAISTEVVPSPWKAGNQLMHIAVRGYDIDVAERPRANVVLLVDVSGSMMPPDRLPLLQQAFRLFAQQLRDEDRVAIVTYANGTHVVLEPTAGKERGKIADAIAALHGGGGTAGEAGLQRAYELAERHFDPKAVNRVILATDGDFNLGMTDPRQLEKFIVDKRKTGVYLSILGVGAGNLNDALMQRLAQSGNGNAAYVDSLLEARKAMGEELGSTMFPIANDVKLQVEFNPAQVAAYRLIGYETRMLQRQDFKDDKVDAGDIGAGHTVTAIYEITPAGAAAGLVDPPRYGGNRPADGKNRESGKGKGGDELCFVKLRYKLPGESASRQLEHPVRAASARVRFDAAPEDQRFAIAVAAFGQRLRGEPQLADMGYEDIAALANGARGQDPQGYRAEFVKLVRMAESLDKAGPQVSQGAPGMIVPLRR; via the coding sequence ATGAAATTCCCCGTCCCCACCGCTGCCGCACTCGGCAGTATCATGCTGTTGCTTTCCGCCTGCAGTACCGATACCAGCCGCCAGGCCGACGTTGCCGCGCCGGCGCCGTCGCCGGGGCCGGACATGACCCATCCCGCCGCTCCCGCCGCCCCCGTCACGCCTCCCGCCCCGCCCGCTCCCCCGGCTCCCGCGCCTTCGTTCGGCGGCATGGCGGGCGTGGCGCCCGGCACGGCGCGGCCGATGATCGCCTTGCGGGCACCACACGCGCCGTACATCGTGCCCGGCCCCGTTTTCCTGCCCGGAGGCACGGACAAATTCCCCGACAAGGAGGCCGGCAAGGCCGTGCTGGTCGCCGAGCAGCCGGTATCGACGTTCAGCGCCGACGTGGACACGGCGTCGTATGCCTTCGTGCGGCGCATGCTGTCGGCCGGCCAGCAGCCGCCCCTGGCGGCCGTGCGGGTCGAAGAGATGGTCAACTATTTCCCTTACCGCTACACGGCGCCCCGCGACCGCGCGAGGCCTTTCGCCATCAGCACGGAAGTGGTGCCGAGTCCGTGGAAAGCGGGCAACCAGCTGATGCACATCGCCGTGCGGGGGTACGACATCGACGTGGCGGAGCGGCCCCGTGCCAACGTGGTACTGCTGGTCGACGTGTCGGGCTCGATGATGCCGCCGGACCGCCTGCCGCTGCTGCAGCAGGCCTTCCGCCTGTTCGCGCAACAGTTGCGCGACGAAGACCGGGTGGCCATCGTCACGTATGCCAACGGCACGCACGTGGTGCTGGAGCCGACCGCGGGCAAGGAGCGGGGCAAGATTGCCGATGCCATCGCGGCGCTGCACGGCGGCGGCGGAACGGCCGGCGAGGCGGGCCTGCAGCGTGCCTATGAACTGGCTGAAAGGCACTTCGACCCGAAGGCCGTGAACCGCGTGATCCTGGCCACCGACGGCGACTTCAACCTCGGCATGACGGATCCCCGGCAACTGGAAAAATTCATCGTGGACAAGCGCAAGACCGGCGTCTACCTGTCGATCCTGGGCGTGGGGGCGGGCAACCTGAACGATGCGCTGATGCAGCGCCTGGCGCAGTCGGGCAACGGCAACGCCGCCTATGTCGATTCGCTGCTGGAAGCGCGCAAGGCAATGGGCGAGGAGCTGGGCTCGACGATGTTCCCGATCGCCAACGACGTCAAGTTGCAGGTCGAATTCAATCCCGCGCAGGTTGCCGCCTATCGGCTGATCGGCTATGAAACGCGGATGCTGCAGCGCCAGGATTTCAAGGACGACAAGGTGGATGCCGGCGACATCGGCGCGGGCCACACGGTGACCGCGATCTACGAGATCACGCCGGCCGGTGCCGCGGCCGGACTGGTGGATCCGCCGCGGTATGGCGGCAACCGGCCCGCCGACGGAAAGAACAGGGAAAGCGGCAAAGGAAAAGGCGGCGACGAGCTGTGCTTCGTGAAGCTGCGCTACAAGCTGCCCGGCGAATCGGCCAGCCGGCAACTCGAACACCCGGTGCGCGCCGCTTCCGCGCGCGTGCGTTTCGATGCGGCGCCGGAAGACCAGCGCTTCGCCATCGCCGTGGCCGCATTCGGCCAGCGGCTGCGGGGCGAGCCGCAACTGGCGGACATGGGGTATGAAGACATTGCCGCGCTCGCCAACGGGGCCCGCGGCCAGGACCCGCAGGGTTATCGTGCCGAATTCGTCAAGCTGGTGCGCATGGCGGAGTCGCTCGACAAGGCGGGCCCGCAAGTGAGCCAGGGCGCGCCGGGCATGATCGTCCCGCTGCGGCGCTGA
- a CDS encoding formate dehydrogenase subunit gamma translates to MKHDESLKHDEILKDKDGHPLIQRYKPNERTNHWITAITFVLLAVSGLALFHPAMSWMAVFLGGGQWTRILHPFIGLVMFASFLILVIRFWHHNFLDASDRQWLRQMPDVLANREEKLPRIGKYNAGQKLLFWALIVSMLGLLLTGFVMWRAYFSHLFPIGLIRVASLLHAFFAFVIIMSIIVHVYAGIWIKGSMGAMVRGTVTWGWARKHHPRWFEDEVRKRNR, encoded by the coding sequence ATGAAACACGATGAGAGCCTGAAGCACGACGAGATCCTGAAGGACAAGGACGGCCACCCGCTGATCCAGCGGTACAAGCCGAACGAGCGTACCAACCACTGGATCACGGCGATCACGTTCGTGCTGCTGGCGGTGTCCGGCCTGGCCCTGTTCCACCCCGCCATGTCGTGGATGGCGGTGTTCCTGGGCGGCGGCCAGTGGACGCGGATCCTGCATCCGTTCATCGGCCTCGTGATGTTCGCATCGTTCCTGATCCTCGTGATCCGGTTCTGGCATCACAACTTCCTGGACGCGTCGGACCGCCAGTGGCTGCGCCAGATGCCGGACGTGCTGGCCAACCGCGAGGAAAAGCTGCCACGGATCGGCAAGTACAACGCCGGCCAGAAGCTGCTGTTCTGGGCCCTGATCGTCTCGATGCTGGGCCTGCTGCTGACCGGCTTCGTGATGTGGCGCGCGTATTTCTCGCACCTGTTCCCGATCGGCCTGATCCGCGTGGCCTCGCTGCTGCATGCGTTCTTCGCGTTCGTGATCATCATGTCGATCATCGTGCACGTGTACGCCGGCATCTGGATCAAGGGCTCGATGGGCGCGATGGTACGCGGCACCGTCACCTGGGGCTGGGCGCGCAAGCACCACCCGCGCTGGTTCGAGGACGAAGTGCGCAAGCGTAACCGCTGA
- the fdhE gene encoding formate dehydrogenase accessory protein FdhE — translation MVQRLLEPGEIESLDHTAIPRLLLPRPAELYAARAERLRQLATNSIKGIPVDEALASYVGLMAELVQAQADVVKTLPPAGVPLPGQELMRVAHEHNMPPLPVTGARPAEWRAVFAAILDRLEARVAGQPQLLTALDALRGLTEAQLEGAADAVLGEFAEGIEPAQAPFVAAALQVTWSVMAAQLDERWAQPLVTGTLCPVCGSHPVASVIRIGGQSQGYRYLHCAVCASEWHMVRVKCSCCEANSKVAYQGLTAADADPVAENVAAAKEGKMLNKANDPTRVARAETCDECHSYRKIFNQEHDYNVDPLADDLASLVLDVLVSELGYARASGNPLLRLGTPA, via the coding sequence TTGGTACAGAGACTGTTAGAACCGGGCGAGATCGAGTCGCTCGACCACACCGCCATTCCCCGCCTGCTGCTGCCGCGGCCGGCCGAACTGTATGCGGCGCGCGCGGAGCGGCTGCGCCAGCTGGCGACGAACAGCATCAAGGGCATTCCCGTCGACGAGGCCCTGGCCAGCTACGTCGGGTTGATGGCCGAGCTGGTGCAGGCGCAGGCCGATGTCGTGAAGACGCTGCCGCCGGCCGGCGTGCCGCTGCCGGGGCAGGAACTGATGCGCGTGGCGCACGAACACAACATGCCGCCGCTGCCGGTGACGGGCGCGCGCCCGGCCGAGTGGCGCGCCGTGTTCGCGGCGATCCTGGACCGGCTGGAAGCCCGGGTCGCCGGTCAGCCGCAACTGCTGACCGCCCTGGACGCCCTGCGCGGCCTGACCGAGGCGCAGCTGGAAGGCGCGGCCGACGCGGTGCTCGGCGAATTCGCCGAAGGCATCGAACCGGCGCAGGCGCCGTTCGTGGCCGCCGCGCTGCAGGTGACATGGAGCGTGATGGCCGCGCAGCTCGACGAGCGCTGGGCCCAGCCGCTCGTCACCGGCACGCTGTGCCCCGTCTGCGGCTCGCACCCGGTGGCCAGTGTGATCCGCATCGGCGGCCAGTCGCAGGGCTACCGCTACCTGCACTGCGCGGTCTGCGCCAGCGAATGGCACATGGTGCGCGTGAAGTGCTCGTGCTGCGAGGCGAACTCGAAGGTTGCCTACCAGGGCCTGACCGCCGCGGATGCCGACCCGGTGGCCGAGAACGTGGCCGCGGCAAAAGAAGGCAAGATGCTGAACAAGGCCAACGACCCCACCCGCGTGGCGCGCGCCGAAACGTGCGACGAGTGCCACTCGTACCGCAAGATCTTCAACCAGGAACACGACTACAACGTGGACCCGCTGGCCGACGATCTGGCCAGTCTGGTGCTGGACGTGCTGGTTTCCGAGCTGGGCTACGCGCGCGCCAGCGGCAACCCGCTGTTGCGGCTGGGCACGCCGGCATGA
- the fdxH gene encoding formate dehydrogenase subunit beta, giving the protein MALQSLDIKRISATTVQPPVAREPVTGTVAKLIDVSKCIGCKACQTACSEWNDLRDDVGENIGVYDNPIDLTPQSWTVMKFAEHENNDGNLEWLIRKDGCMHCEEPGCLKACPAPGAIVQYTNGIVDFHQENCIGCGYCVTGCPFDVPRISKKDNRAYKCTLCSDRVGVGQEPACVKTCPTGAIVFGTKEDMKTHAAERIEDLKSRGYENAGLYDPAGVGGTHVMYVLHHADRPALYSGLRNNPSISPVVGAWKGLTKPLALAGMAAAALAGFFHYTRVGPNEVSRKEEEEAVHDAQRIAEERHETR; this is encoded by the coding sequence ATGGCATTACAATCTCTAGACATCAAGCGGATCTCCGCCACCACGGTGCAGCCCCCGGTTGCCCGCGAGCCCGTCACCGGCACCGTCGCCAAGCTGATCGACGTATCGAAGTGCATCGGCTGCAAGGCATGCCAGACGGCGTGCTCGGAATGGAACGACCTGCGCGACGACGTCGGCGAGAACATCGGCGTGTACGACAACCCGATCGACCTGACGCCGCAATCGTGGACCGTGATGAAGTTCGCGGAACACGAGAACAACGACGGCAACCTGGAATGGCTGATCCGCAAGGACGGCTGCATGCACTGCGAGGAACCGGGCTGCCTGAAGGCCTGCCCGGCGCCGGGAGCGATCGTGCAGTACACCAACGGCATCGTCGACTTCCACCAGGAAAACTGCATCGGCTGCGGCTACTGCGTGACCGGCTGCCCGTTCGACGTGCCGCGCATCTCGAAGAAGGACAACCGCGCCTACAAGTGCACGCTGTGCTCGGACCGCGTGGGCGTGGGCCAGGAACCGGCCTGCGTAAAAACTTGCCCGACCGGTGCGATCGTCTTCGGCACGAAGGAAGACATGAAGACGCACGCGGCCGAGCGGATCGAGGACCTGAAATCGCGCGGCTACGAGAACGCCGGCCTGTACGACCCGGCCGGCGTGGGCGGCACGCACGTGATGTACGTGCTGCACCATGCCGACCGTCCGGCGCTGTACAGCGGTCTGCGCAACAATCCTTCCATCAGCCCCGTCGTGGGCGCGTGGAAAGGGCTGACCAAGCCGCTGGCCCTGGCCGGCATGGCGGCGGCGGCGCTGGCCGGCTTCTTCCACTACACCCGCGTCGGCCCTAACGAGGTCAGCCGCAAGGAAGAAGAGGAAGCGGTACACGACGCGCAGCGCATAGCGGAGGAACGTCATGAAACACGATGA
- the fdnG gene encoding formate dehydrogenase-N subunit alpha: MNQMSRRQFLRVTGATIAGSSIAALGFMPATAMAEVRQYKLARTTETRNTCPYCSVGCGLLMYGLGDGSKNAAASIIHIEGDADHPVNRGTLCPKGASLIDFIHSPNRLKVPEYRAPGGTEWQAISWNDALDRIARLMKADRDANFIEKNADGVTVNRWLTTGFLAASAASNEVGYITHKTVRSLGMLAFDNQARVUHGPTVAGLAPTFGRGAMTNHWVDIKNADVILVMGGNAAEAHPCGFKWVTEAKAHNKAKLVVVDPRFTRTASVADYYVATRTGTDIVFLGAIANWLITNDKIQHEYVRNYTDMSFIVREDYAFDDGIYSGYDATAGKYTDKSSWNYEIGEDGFAKVDPTLQHPRCVYQLMKAHYARYTPEMVERVCGVSSEQFHKVAETLASTAVPGRAGTILYALGWTHHSTGAQTIRMGAMVQLLLGNIGIAGGGMNALRGHSNIQGLTDLGLMSNLLPGYMTLPFDAEQDFDKYIDARAPKPLRPNQLSYWSNYKKFHVSFMKTWWGDAATEENNWAFDYLPKLDKPYDLLQTIELMHQGKMTGYFCQGFNVLASAPNKQKVTEALSKLKYLVIMDPLAIETGEFWKPHGEFHDVDPTKIQTEVFRLPTAIFAEERGSLVSSSRVLQWHWQGAEPPGQAKGDIEIMSGLFLRLRKMYQTEGGKFPDPILNLTWPYAQPAHPTPEELAMEFNGKALKEITDPKDPTRVLLKKGEQLASFSQLKDDGSTSSGCWIFAGSWTAAGNQMGRRDNSDPTGIGNTLGWAWAWPANRRVLYNRASCDVNGKPFDPTRKLVGWNGTTWSGADVPDFKLDEDPANGMNPFIMNAEGVARFFARGQMNEGPFPEHYEPFENPLGYNPMHPKNPKATSNPGARVFPGDRAQMGTHKEFPHVATTYRLTEHFHFWTKHARLNAIAQPEQFVEIGEALAKEIGVVAGQKVKVSSKRGVIVAKAVVTKRIKALTIEGKVTHTVGIPLHFGFKGLTKPGYLTNTLTPVVGDGNSQTPEFKSFLVKVEKA; encoded by the coding sequence ATGAACCAGATGTCAAGGCGCCAGTTCCTTCGGGTAACTGGTGCGACCATCGCGGGTTCGAGCATCGCGGCGCTGGGCTTCATGCCGGCTACGGCCATGGCCGAAGTCAGGCAATACAAGCTCGCGCGCACGACCGAAACCCGCAATACCTGCCCCTACTGCTCCGTCGGTTGCGGCCTGCTGATGTACGGCCTGGGCGATGGCTCGAAGAACGCCGCCGCCAGCATCATCCACATCGAGGGCGACGCCGACCACCCGGTCAACCGCGGCACGCTGTGCCCGAAAGGCGCCAGCCTGATCGACTTCATCCATTCGCCGAACCGCCTGAAGGTGCCGGAATACCGCGCACCGGGCGGCACCGAATGGCAGGCGATCTCGTGGAACGACGCGCTCGACCGCATCGCCCGGCTGATGAAGGCCGACCGCGACGCGAACTTCATCGAGAAGAACGCCGATGGTGTGACCGTCAACCGCTGGCTCACCACCGGCTTCCTGGCCGCTTCGGCCGCCAGCAACGAAGTCGGCTATATCACCCACAAGACTGTGCGCAGTCTCGGGATGCTCGCATTCGATAACCAGGCGCGTGTTTGACACGGTCCGACGGTGGCAGGTCTTGCCCCGACGTTTGGCCGTGGAGCGATGACGAATCACTGGGTCGACATTAAAAATGCCGATGTGATTCTGGTTATGGGCGGCAATGCCGCCGAAGCGCACCCCTGTGGTTTCAAGTGGGTCACCGAAGCGAAGGCACACAACAAGGCCAAGCTCGTGGTGGTGGACCCGAGGTTTACCCGTACTGCGTCCGTGGCGGACTACTATGTTGCCACGCGTACCGGCACGGATATCGTGTTCCTGGGCGCGATCGCCAACTGGCTGATCACGAACGACAAGATCCAGCACGAATACGTCCGCAACTACACGGACATGTCGTTCATCGTCCGCGAAGACTACGCGTTCGACGACGGCATCTACTCCGGCTACGACGCCACCGCCGGCAAGTACACCGACAAGTCGAGCTGGAACTACGAGATCGGCGAGGATGGTTTTGCCAAGGTCGACCCGACCCTGCAGCATCCGCGTTGCGTGTACCAGCTGATGAAGGCCCACTACGCCCGCTACACGCCCGAAATGGTGGAACGCGTGTGCGGCGTGTCGTCCGAACAGTTCCACAAGGTCGCCGAGACGCTCGCGTCCACGGCCGTGCCCGGCCGCGCCGGCACGATCCTGTACGCACTGGGCTGGACGCACCACTCGACCGGCGCGCAGACGATCCGCATGGGCGCGATGGTCCAGCTGCTGCTGGGTAACATCGGTATCGCCGGCGGCGGCATGAACGCGCTGCGCGGCCACTCGAACATCCAGGGCCTGACCGACCTGGGCCTGATGTCGAACCTGCTGCCGGGCTACATGACGCTGCCGTTCGACGCCGAGCAGGATTTCGACAAGTACATCGACGCGCGGGCACCGAAGCCGCTGCGCCCGAACCAGCTGTCTTACTGGAGCAACTACAAGAAGTTCCACGTGAGCTTCATGAAGACCTGGTGGGGCGATGCCGCCACCGAGGAAAACAACTGGGCCTTCGACTACCTGCCGAAGCTGGACAAGCCGTACGACCTGCTGCAGACGATCGAACTGATGCACCAGGGCAAGATGACCGGCTACTTCTGCCAGGGCTTCAACGTGCTGGCGTCCGCGCCGAACAAGCAGAAGGTCACCGAGGCGCTGTCGAAGCTGAAGTACCTGGTGATCATGGACCCGCTGGCCATCGAGACGGGCGAATTCTGGAAACCGCACGGCGAGTTCCATGACGTGGACCCGACCAAGATCCAGACCGAGGTGTTCCGCCTGCCGACCGCGATCTTCGCCGAGGAACGCGGTTCGCTGGTGAGCTCGTCGCGCGTGCTGCAGTGGCACTGGCAGGGCGCCGAACCGCCGGGCCAGGCCAAGGGCGACATCGAGATCATGTCCGGCCTGTTCCTGCGCCTGCGCAAGATGTACCAGACCGAAGGCGGCAAGTTCCCCGACCCGATCCTGAACCTGACGTGGCCGTATGCGCAGCCGGCGCACCCGACGCCGGAAGAACTGGCGATGGAATTCAACGGCAAGGCGCTGAAGGAAATCACCGATCCGAAGGACCCGACCAGGGTGCTGCTGAAGAAGGGCGAACAGCTGGCCAGCTTCTCGCAGCTGAAGGACGACGGCTCGACGTCGTCGGGCTGCTGGATCTTCGCCGGCAGCTGGACGGCCGCGGGCAACCAGATGGGTCGCCGCGACAACTCCGACCCGACCGGCATCGGCAACACGCTGGGCTGGGCCTGGGCATGGCCGGCGAACCGCCGCGTGCTGTACAACCGCGCCTCGTGCGACGTGAACGGCAAGCCGTTCGACCCGACCCGCAAGCTGGTGGGCTGGAACGGCACCACGTGGAGCGGCGCGGACGTGCCGGACTTCAAGCTGGACGAGGACCCGGCCAATGGCATGAACCCGTTCATCATGAATGCCGAAGGCGTGGCGCGTTTCTTCGCCCGCGGCCAGATGAACGAAGGTCCGTTCCCCGAGCACTACGAGCCGTTCGAGAATCCACTGGGCTACAACCCGATGCACCCGAAGAATCCGAAGGCGACCAGCAATCCCGGCGCCCGCGTGTTCCCGGGCGACCGGGCCCAGATGGGCACGCACAAGGAATTCCCGCACGTGGCGACGACCTATCGCCTGACCGAGCACTTCCACTTCTGGACCAAGCACGCCCGCCTGAACGCGATCGCGCAGCCGGAACAGTTCGTGGAAATCGGCGAGGCGCTGGCGAAGGAAATCGGCGTGGTGGCCGGCCAGAAGGTGAAAGTGTCGTCGAAACGCGGCGTGATCGTGGCCAAAGCCGTGGTCACGAAGCGGATCAAGGCGCTGACCATCGAAGGCAAGGTCACGCACACGGTCGGCATTCCGCTGCACTTCGGGTTCAAGGGCCTGACCAAGCCGGGCTATCTCACCAACACGCTGACCCCTGTCGTGGGCGACGGCAATTCCCAGACACCGGAATTCAAGTCGTTCCTGGTGAAGGTCGAGAAGGCTTAA